The Drosophila mauritiana strain mau12 chromosome 2R, ASM438214v1, whole genome shotgun sequence genome has a segment encoding these proteins:
- the LOC117136276 gene encoding cuticular protein 47Eg — translation MKFFIAFACLLAVAVANEDANILRAEQEVNVDNFKYALELDNSVNVQQKGDLNGEEWVVSGTQSWSSPEGVPVSIEYVADGNGYKVLSANPPLPTPPPIPEAILRSLEYIRAHPSQE, via the exons ATGAAGTTCTTC ATTGCTTTCGCCTGCCTGTTGGCCGTCGCCGTCGCCAACGAAGATGCCAATATTCTCCGTGCCGAGCAGGAAGTGAATGTGGACAACTTTAAGTACGCTCTTGAGCTGGACAACTCTGTCAATGTGCAGCAGAAGGGTGACCTTAACGGCGAAGAGTGGGTGGTGTCCGGAACCCAGTCGTGGAGTTCTCCCGAAGGTGTGCCAGTAAGCATCGAATATGTCGCCGATGGCAACGGTTACAAGGTGCTGTCTGCCAACCCTCCTCTGCCCACCCCACCCCCAATTCCAGAGGCCATCCTGCGTTCTCTGGAGTACATCCGCGCCCACCCCTCCCAGGAATAA
- the LOC117138332 gene encoding uncharacterized protein LOC117138332, with the protein MQVLSGNPLSLFLLVIITPSLIAANPLWSLDQVGAYFTGIFRSVVGPIFGFGLAANSTAL; encoded by the exons ATGCAGGTGCTAAGCGGCAATCCACTCAGTTTGTTTCTCTTGGTGATCATCACTCCGTCACTGATTGCTGCCAATCCCCTGTGGAGTCTTGACCAGGTGGGAG CCTATTTCACTGGCATCTTCCGCTCCGTTGTGGGGCCAatatttggctttggcttgGCAGCCAACAGCACCGCCTTATAA
- the LOC117136298 gene encoding troponin C isoform X1 — protein sequence MELSPQDEDLTPEQIAVLQKAFNSFDHQKTGSIPTEMVADILRLMGQPFDRQILDELIDEVDEDKSGRLEFEEFVQLAAKFIVEEDDEAMQKELREAFRLYDKQGNGYIPTSCLKEILKELDDQLTEQELDIMIEEIDSDGSGTVDFDEFMEMMTGE from the exons ATGGAACTTTCTCCTCAGGACGAAGATCTGACCCCCGAGCAGATTGCCGTTCTGCAGAAGGCATTCAACAGCTTCGATCACCAAAAGACCGGCAGTATCCCCACCGAAATGGTGGCCGATATCCTCCGTCTTATGGGTCAGCCCTTCGACAGGCAGATCCTTGACGAGCTGATCGACGAGGTCGATGAGGACA AATCCGGTCGCCTGGAGTTCGAGGAGTTCGTCCAGCTGGCTGCCAAGTTCATCGTGGAGGAGGATGACGAGGCCATGCAGAAGGAGCTGCGCGAGGCTTTCCGCCTGTACGACAAGCAGGGCAATGGCTACATTCCCACCTCCTGTCTGAAGGAGATCCTCAAGGAACTGGACGACCAGCTGACCGAACAGGAGCTCGACATCATGATTGAGGAAATCGATTCCGACGGCTCTGGCACCGTTGATTTTGATG aATTCATGGAGATGATGACTGGCGAGTAA
- the LOC117136275 gene encoding trafficking protein particle complex subunit 2-like protein translates to MAFCIAVIGKDNAPLYLTTSDMEQELDLQYHVNAALDVVEEKCLIGKGSPESKELYLGLLYSTENHKIYGFVTNTRVKFIVVIDSSNVALRENEVRAIFRNLHLLYTDAICNPFYIPGESLTSKKFDRAVQKLMSGTA, encoded by the exons ATGGCATTTTGCATAGCAGTTATTGGCAAGGAT AACGCCCCCCTGTACCTGACAACTTCCGATATGGAGCAGGAACTGGACTTGCAATATCATGTTAACGCCGCCTTAGACGTCGTGGAGGAGAAGTGTCTGATTGGCAAGGGTTCTCCGGAGTCCAAGGAGCTGTACCTGGGACTACTCTACTCGACAGAGAACCACAAAAT ATACGGATTTGTGACCAACACTCGGGTGAAATTCATAGTGGTCATCGACTCCAGCAACGTTGCTCTTCGGGAAAACGAAGTTCGAGCG ATCTTCCGAAATCTCCACTTACTCTACACTGATGCCATCTGCAATCCCTTTTACATTCCCGGCGAATCGCTGACTTCAAA GAAGTTCGATCGTGCCGTCCAGAAACTGATGAGCGGCACTGCCTAG
- the LOC117137314 gene encoding protein FAM166B: MSYSSRFGFDFHLPDEGWCYPKNDMHFIRSAEWVPVEKAGVGRSFANPNGVIYPRVVGMIPRYGGHVPGNKFRVGNTYGRSTIDAKRHLALNHD, translated from the exons ATGTCCTATTCCAGCC GATTTGGTTTCGACTTCCATCTGCCGGATGAAGGATGGTGCTACCCGAAGAACGACATGCACTTCATCCGCAGCGCGGAGTGGGTGCCCGTGGAGAAGGCAGGCGTGGGCCGCTCCTTTGCCAATCCCAATGGCGTGATCTATCCGCGGGTGGTCGGCATGATTCCACGCTACGGCGGCCACGTTCCGGGCAACAAATTTCGTGTGGGCAACACCTATGGCCGTTCCACCATCGACGCCAAGCGTCATCTGGCCCTCAATCATGATTGA
- the LOC117138329 gene encoding protein Vhl codes for MALQIAQNNRDGQQLVGADQGKVEVYVLFANTTYRTLDLYWVCERDRENMYLTLKPFEEVRVNTFTTHSWLFRDYYTGERMHVRSQRIFQPIRVRVPKNQQSPDQLVDVRSEVLIHFPMRSLRENCLWLVARWLIRTSNAPRRIIHGYHIPSTLKQQLLSLLTCIESYSRVAGTRRRR; via the coding sequence ATGGCGCTCCAAATAGCGCAGAACAACCGCGACGGCCAGCAGCTGGTGGGCGCTGATCAGGGAAAGGTGGAGGTGTACGTGCTGTTTGCGAACACCACCTACCGCACCCTGGATCTGTACTGGGTGTGCGAGCGGGATCGGGAGAACATGTACCTTACCCTCAAGCCCTTCGAGGAGGTGCGCGTGAACACGTTTACCACGCACAGCTGGCTGTTCCGGGATTACTACACGGGCGAACGGATGCACGTACGCTCACAGAGGATCTTTCAGCCGATACGGGTGCGGGTGCCAAAGAACCAGCAGAGTCCGGATCAGCTGGTTGATGTGCGCAGCGAAGTGCTGATCCACTTTCCGATGAGATCGCTGCGCGAAAACTGCCTCTGGCTGGTCGCCCGCTGGCTGATTCGGACAAGCAACGCGCCACGAAGGATTATCCACGGATACCACATACCCTCGACGCTGAAGCAACAGCTGCTCAGCCTGCTGACCTGCATCGAGTCCTATTCCCGAGTGGCGGGCACCCGACGTCGGCGTTAG
- the LOC117138325 gene encoding WD repeat-containing protein 48 homolog, translated as MLTHKTCQARKKMQVSFVIRDAEEKQHRNGVNALQLDANNGKLYSAGRDAIIRVWNTRTDSSEKYIQSMEHHNDWVNDIVLCCNGRNLISASCDTTVKVWNAQKGFCMSTLRTHRDYVQALAYAKDREQVASAGLDKAIFLWDVNTLTALTASNNTVTTSSLTGSKDSIYSLAMNPSGTVIVSGSTENILRIWDPRTCMRIMKLRGHTENVRCLVVSPDGNQVVSGSSDGTIKVWNLGQQRCVQTIHVHKEGVWSLLMSENFQYIISGSRDRNIIVTEMRNPSNKTLVCEEQAPVLSLGYNIDKTGVWATTWNSDIRCWKLPMYDRCTLNSSGGMDAQWTQGGTEVACIKGGAAIKECAVLNDKRYIITKDSQDQVVVYDVLRVVKKEQLGAVDYEAEVKKRNKQVYIPNWFTVDLKTGMPTIVLGQEEVDCFSAWVSIEAGLPECVDPTTEIKINYGKLLLEALLEYWTPPHSIPPNEMEPDMHGNGYFQVPKHTPVIFSEVGGRTVCRLLVRDAAGDSESTLLHETAPQWVTDVVIEKNIPKFLKIPFFLQPHPQMTKPERTKKDRLVANEFIQCRKVCEHVLEKVLNAETTPSGGNANNSLQNSQSDANSEGSQLPAEERIELWCNDVVVDPNMDLRTVRHFIWKQSTDLTFQYKTKQNFNYDGSIGDSLERVTRKY; from the exons ATGTTGACGCACAAAACTTGTCAGGCACGTAAGAAAATGCAG GTTTCCTTCGTGATACGGGACGCCGAGGAGAAACAGCACCGGAATGGCGTCAACGCTCTGCAGCTGGATGCCAATAACGGCAAGTTGTACTCCGCCGGTCGAGACGCCATCATCCGTGTGTGGAATACACGGACGGACTCCAGCGAGAAGTACATACAATCGATGGAGCACCACAACGACTGGGTCAACGACATAGTACTTTGCTGCAATGGCAGGAACC TTATTAGCGCCAGCTGTGATACCACGGTGAAGGTGTGGAACGCCCAGAAAGGCTTCTGCATGTCCACCCTGCGGACCCATCGCGACTACGTACAGGCGTTGGCCTACGCCAAGGATCGGGAGCAGGTGGCCAGCGCTGGGCTGGACAAGGCCATCTTCCTGTGGGACGTGAACACACTGACCGCGCTCACGGCGAGCAATAACACGGTTACCACCTCTAGTCTAACCGGGTCCAAGGACTCCATCTACAGCTTGGCCATGAATCCATCGGGCACCGTGATTGTGAGCGGGTCCACGGAGAATATACTGCGTATCTGGGATCCCCGCACTTGTATGCGTATCATGAAGCTGCGAGGCCATACGGAGAACGTGCGCTGCTTGGTGGTGTCGCCCGATGGAAACCAGGTGGTGTCTGGCAGTTCCGACGGCACGATCAAGGTGTGGAACCTGGGCCAACAACGCTGTGTTCAAACCATCCACGTGCACAAGGAGGGCGTGTGGTCGCTTCTGATGAGCGAGAACTTCCAGTACATCATCTCCGGCAGCCGTGATCGCAACATCATTGTGACCGAGATGCGGAACCCTAGTAACAAGACGCTTGTTTGCGAGGAGCAGGCGCCCGTGCTGAGTCTGGGCTACAACATCGACAAGACTGGGGTGTGGGCCACCACCTGGAACTCGGACATTCGCTGCTGGAAGCTGCCCATGTACGACAGGTGCACATTGAATTCCTCGGGCGGAATGGACGCGCAGTGGACACAGGGCGGCACTGAGGTGGCCTGCATAAAAGGTGGAGCCGCCATCAAGGAGTGCGCGGTGCTGAACGACAAGCGTTATATAATAACCAAGGACTCACAAGATCAGGTCGTGGTGTACGATGTGCTGAGAGTTGTCAAAAAAGAGCAATTGGGCGCCGTTGACTACGAAGCGGAGGTGAAGAAGCGTAATAAGCAGGTTTACATTCCAAACTGGTTCACTGTTGATCTAAAAACCGGG ATGCCAACGATTGTATTGGGCCAGGAGGAAGTGGATTGCTTTTCCGCTTGGGTTTCCATTGAAGCTGGACTGCCGGAGTGCGTCGATCCCACAACAGAGATTAAG ATCAACTATGGCAAATTACTTTTAGAGGCCCTGCTAGAGTACTGGACACCACCGCATAGCATACCACCAAACGAAATGGAACCCGATATGCACGGCAATGGCTACTTCCAAGTGCCCAAGCACACGCCCGTCATCTTTAG TGAAGTGGGCGGCCGCACTGTTTGCCGACTTTTGGTACGCGATGCAGCTGGCGATAGCGAAAGTACCCTGCTCCACGAAACGGCGCCACAGTGGGTGACCGACGTGGTGATCGAGAAGAACATTCCCAAGTTCCTCAAAATACCGTTCTTCCTGCAGCCTCACCCGCAAATGACCAAGCCTGAACGAACGAAGAAG GATCGCCTGGTGGCTAATGAATTTATTCAGTGTCGCAAGGTCTGCGAGCACGTGCTTGAAAAGGTGCTGAATGCGGAAACTACTCCAAGTGGGGGCAATGCTAACAATTCACTGCAGAATAGCCAGAGCGATGCTAATTCGGAGGGATCCCAACTGCCAGCTGAGGAACGAATTGAACTGTGGTGTAACGATGTG GTTGTGGACCCCAACATGGACCTGCGCACGGTGCGCCACTTTATCTGGAAGCAGTCGACCGATCTAACGTTTCAGTACAAGACCAAACAGAATTTCAACTACGATG GTTCGATCGGGGATAGCTTGGAGCGCGTGACGCGCAAGTATTGA
- the LOC117138324 gene encoding F-box/LRR-repeat protein 6, producing the protein MSESLSSQVEETKVSDEDGVKEKAEVSTAKDSAETAMEVEADEAGGQQPEQSELLDKEKSATVDINTLTPSTPSQTPPQLLAGETATSGSTAVIPENILSPPKSETQTDETNTATSTSCSPASDGQRSPAAEQQSSAPPPQVQAQATAAPVNGSVPKSGKPLSTALSGKKTSKAATTSPRASRCRKTKALPMYESEISDNKMGIKLCIKKSDAGEGAPAGVTSPPVTVPAATKTVRKRVRKPKQQDSDEAEYEPRKKKGGGGGSGGEKKVSTSPDAAEAAGEPIEQSVWAQKLPEEVLFRIFEHAVDTQGCLPTLFRLGRVCSLWRQVSLRPTLWRTMDLTTWVKEKYRTELKLKWFVDNRCSACTDLNVSNWKISDINCFLAKLSSGCPNLQGITLSGWKGFTSDHLTYLVDNMHKLQRLDLSSINVEMNASKSAVGVNSLCNALQTMGSRLTHLYLAHNRLAGIPQIVGILSTHCPNLTLLDLSNVTTQATSHGVLHIEKLQRGCQKLKVLRVTNSHITPSTASMQEIMDSPGFPELEELSVAALTDESRIISDDHLQRILKSSSKLKLLDVRNCTRLTHESLIRLPAWDIKHLFLSGCSVTRDMGSGLELIASKWAHSLIELDLAWANMQQPIDNALRALAEKGRDSPLAHLNLCGSSVSDEAVKEILTNCQNMSSINLASCRGLPRGVKRLMQGPQELGELREVLGVQLKSSSGSN; encoded by the exons ATGAGCGAATCTCTATCTTCTCAAGTGGAGGAGACCAAGGTGTCCGATGAAGATGGTGTAAAAGAGAAAGCTGAAGTGTCCACCGCCAAAGATTCGGCGGAAACGGCTATGGAAGTGGAAGCAGATGAGGCTGGTGGTCAGCAGCCGGAGCAAAGTGAATTGTTGGATAAGGAGAAATCTGCCACGGTGGACATAAACACACTCACTCCCTCGACGCCCTCACAAACCCCGCCACAACTGCTGGCCGGCGAAACAGCCACATCGGGAAGCACGGCCGTCATTCCGGAAAATATCCTGTCCCCGCCCAAGTCAGAAACTCAAACCGATGAGACTAACACGGCAACATCGACGTCCTGCTCCCCAGCCTCTGACGGTCAGCGGTCGCCGGCGGCGGAGCAACAGTCATCGGCACCACCGCCACAGGTACAGGCGCAGGCCACAGCGGCGCCGGTCAATGGCTCCGTACCAAAGTCGGGGAAACCCCTCTCCACAGCGCTCAGCGGCAAGAAGACCAGCAAAGCGGCCACTACGTCACCACGTGCATCCCGATGCCGCAAAACCAAGGCGCTGCCCATGTACGAAAGCGAAATCAGCGACAACAAGATGGGTATCAAACTGTGCATCAAGAAATCTGATGCCGGTGAAGGCGCACCTGCTGGGGTCACATCTCCGCCAGTTACAGTTCCcgcagcaacaaaaactgTGCGCAAGCGCGTCCGTAAACCAAAGCAACAGGACAGCGATGAGGCCGAGTATGAGCCGCGCAAGAAAAAAGGCGGTGGGGGTGGTAGTGGCGGCGAAAAGAAGGTTTCAACGAGTCCGGATGCTGCGGAGGCGGCTGGCGAACCAATCGAGCAGAGTGTCTGGGCTCAAAAGCTGCCCGAGGAAGTCCTATTCAGG ATCTTTGAGCATGCTGTGGATACACAGGGCTGCCTGCCCACCCTGTTTCGCCTTGGCAGAGTTTGCTCGCTCTGGCGACAGGTTTCTCTTAGGCCTACTCTGTGGCGCACCATGGATCTTACCACATGGGTCAAAGAGAAGTATCGCACCGAACTCAAGCTCAAGTGGTTTGTCGACAACCGCTGCAGTGCCTGTACAGACTTGAATGTTT CCAATTGGAAAATATCAGACATAAATTGCTTCCTTGCCAAATTGTCAAGCGGATGCCCGAATCTTCAAGGCATTACGCTCTCCGGCTGGAAAGGTTTCACCTCGGATCATCTTACGTATTTGGTGGATAACATGCACAAGTTGCAGCGCCTGGACTTAAGTTCCATCAAT GTTGAGATGAATGCCAGCAAGAGCGCCGTGGGTGTCAACTCCCTATGCAATGCACTACAGACTATGGGCAGCCGTCTAACGCATCTCTATTTGGCGCACAATCGTCTGGCAGGAATACCACAAATAGTCGGAATTCTTTCG ACGCACTGTCCGAATCTAACATTATTGGATCTCTCGAACGTGACCACTCAGGCCACATCACACGGTGTACTCCACATTGAGAAGTTACAGCGTGGCTGCCAGAAGCTAAAGGTCCTGCGTGTGACAAACTCTCATATAACGCCAAGCACGGCATCAATGCAGGAAATT ATGGACTCACCTGGTTTCCCAGAACTTGAAGAACTGTCCGTGGCTGCCTTAACAGATGAATCCCGCATCATAAGCGACGACCATCTGCAACGCATCCTTAAGAGCAGCTCCAAGCTAAAGCTGCTGGACGTACGCAACTGCACACGGCTGACGCACGAGAGCCTAATCCGCCTGCCTGCCTGGGATATCAAGCATTTATTCCTGTCAGGTTGCTCAGTCACACGGGATATGGG GTCGGGTCTGGAACTCATTGCCTCAAAGTGGGCGCACAGTCTCATAGAACTGGATTTGGCTTGGGCGAATATGCAGCAGCCCATTGATAATGCGTTGCGCGCCCTAGCAGAAAAGGGCAGAGATTCGCCGTTGGC TCATTTAAATCTGTGCGGCTCGTCTGTTTCCGATGAGGCGGTAAAGGAAATACTGACGAACTGCCAAAATATGAGCTCCATCAACCTGGCATCGTGCCGTGGTCTGCCGCGAGGCGTCAAGCGCCTAATGCAGGGGCCGCAGGAGCTAGGCGAACTCCGGGAGGTTCTGGGGGTGCAGCTGAAGAGCAGCAGCGGGAGCAACTAA
- the LOC117138331 gene encoding uncharacterized protein LOC117138331, translating to MAGTQSKDACSICDKVGLKPFTRDNVFNYYIPLHGLVSYGALAVNVMNPQIVPKILPKKDLTNVFLISAVVGSAFYIYGRPHLKDVKNNKRGAYALLGATLFSMGSVLAWALIKSALPQDNALLATLAGLGTGAAIVKVGTDYIQDVDKLQKN from the coding sequence ATGGCCGGGACACAGTCAAAAGACGCCTGCAGCATATGCGACAAAGTGGGACTCAAGCCCTTCACCCGGGATAATGTGTTCAACTACTACATACCGCTGCACGGCCTGGTGAGCTACGGAGCCCTTGCGGTGAATGTTATGAACCCACAGATCGTGCCCAAAATCCTGCCCAAGAAGGACCTGACGAACGTGTTCCTCATCTCTGCCGTGGTGGGCAGTGCCTTCTACATTTACGGCAGGCCCCACCTGAAGGACGTGAAGAACAACAAGCGAGGTGCATACGCTCTGCTCGGCGCCACCCTCTTCTCCATGGGATCCGTTCTGGCCTGGGCGCTTATCAAGTCCGCCCTACCACAGGACAATGCGCTGCTGGCCACCCTGGCGGGCTTGGGAACTGGCGCCGCCATCGTGAAGGTCGGCACTGATTACATTCAGGACGTGGACAAGCTGCAGAAGAACTAG
- the LOC117138327 gene encoding NADPH:adrenodoxin oxidoreductase, mitochondrial: MVINCLNIFRRGLHTSSARLQVIQSATPTKRICIVGAGPAGFYAAQLILKQLDNCVVDVVEKLPVPFGLVRFGVAPDHPEVKNVINTFTKTAEHPRLRYFGNISLGTDVSLRELRDRYHAVLLTYGADQDRQLELENEQLDNVISARKFVAWYNGLPGAENLAPDLSGRDVTIVGQGNVAVDVARMLLSPLDALKTTDTTEYALEALSRSQVERVHLVGRRGPLQAAFTIKELREMLKLPNVDTRWRTEDFSGIDMQLDKLQRPRKRLTELMLKSLKEQGRSSGSKQFLPIFLRAPKAIAPGEMEFSVTELQQEAAVPTSSTERLPSHLILRSIGYKSTCVDTGINFDTRRGRVHNIDGRILKDDATGEVDPGLYVAGWLGTGPTGVIVTTMNGAFAVAKTMCDDINTNALDTSSVKPGYDVDGKRVVTWDGWQRINDFESAAGKANGKPREKIVNIEEMLRVAGV, translated from the exons ATGGTCATCAATTGCCTTAACATCTTTAGACGTGGCCTCCACACGAGTTCCGCCCGATTGCAGGTGATCCAGAgcgccacgcccaccaagCGGATATGCATCGTGGGCGCCGGACCCGCCGGCTTCTATGCCGCCCAATTGATCCTCAAGCAGCTGGACAATTGCGTGGTGGACGTGGTCGAGAAGCTGCCGGTTCCCTTCGGACTGGTGCG CTTTGGCGTTGCGCCCGATCATCCGGAGGTCAAGAACGTAATAAACACCTTCACCAAGACCGCCGAGCATCCGCGTCTGCGTTACTTTGGCAACATATCGCTGGGCACGGATGTCAGCCTGCGGGAGCTAAGAGATCGATACCATGCCGTGCTCCTCACCTACGGAGCTGACCAGGATCGGCAGCTAGAGCTGGAGAACGAGCAGTTGGATAATGTGATATCAGCCCGGAAATTTGTGGCCTGGTATAATGGATTGCCAGGTGCGGAAAACTTGGCTCCGGATTTAAGTGGTCGCGATGTCACGATTGTGGGTCAGGGCAACGTGGCTGTGGATGTGGCCAGGATGCTGCTTAGTCCCTTGGATGCTCTCAAG ACTACGGACACAACTGAGTACGCCTTGGAAGCGCTTTCTCGAAGCCAAGTGGAACGAGTTCATCTGGTTGGCAGACGAGGTCCTCTGCAAGCCGCCTTTACCATCAAGGAGCTGCGGGAGATGCTCAAGCTGCCCAATGTAGACACCCGATGGCGAACTGAGGATTTCTCGG GCATTGACATGCAGCTGGATAAACTGCAGCGGCCTCGCAAGAGACTCACCGAACTGATGCTTAAGAGTCTTAAAGAGCAGGGCAGGAGCTCCGGCTCAAAACAGTTCCTGCCCATCTTTTTGCGCGCTCCGAAGGCGATAGCTCCAGGGGAAATGGAGTTTTCCGTCACGGAACTGCAGCAGGAAGCAGCAGTGCCCACCAGTTCCACAGAGCGTCTTCCCTCGCACTTAATCCTGCGCAGCATTGGCTACAAATCGACTTGCGTGGATACGGGCATCAACTTTGACACTCGACGCGGTCGCGTTCACAACATTGATGGTCGGATTCTCAAGGATGATGCTACGGGAGAGGTAGACCCTGGACTTTATGTAGCTGGCTGGTTAGGCACTGGACCCACTGGCGTTATTGTGACCACCATGAACGGCGCCTTTGCGGTAGCCAAGACCATGTGCGATGACATAAACACGAATGCTCTGGACACCAGTTCTGTCAAACCAGGATACGATGTGGATGGCAAACGAGTGGTTACTTGGGATGGCTGGCAGCGAATCAATGATTTTGAAAGCGCAGCGGGAAAAGCCAATGGAAAGCCGCGCGAGAAGATTGTTAACATTGAGGAAATGCTACGGGTGGCTGGCGTCTGA
- the LOC117136298 gene encoding troponin C isoform X2: MENIDEDLTPEQIAVLQKAFNSFDHQKTGSIPTEMVADILRLMGQPFDRQILDELIDEVDEDKSGRLEFEEFVQLAAKFIVEEDDEAMQKELREAFRLYDKQGNGYIPTSCLKEILKELDDQLTEQELDIMIEEIDSDGSGTVDFDEFMEMMTGE, translated from the exons ATGGAAAACATT GACGAAGATCTGACCCCCGAGCAGATTGCCGTTCTGCAGAAGGCATTCAACAGCTTCGATCACCAAAAGACCGGCAGTATCCCCACCGAAATGGTGGCCGATATCCTCCGTCTTATGGGTCAGCCCTTCGACAGGCAGATCCTTGACGAGCTGATCGACGAGGTCGATGAGGACA AATCCGGTCGCCTGGAGTTCGAGGAGTTCGTCCAGCTGGCTGCCAAGTTCATCGTGGAGGAGGATGACGAGGCCATGCAGAAGGAGCTGCGCGAGGCTTTCCGCCTGTACGACAAGCAGGGCAATGGCTACATTCCCACCTCCTGTCTGAAGGAGATCCTCAAGGAACTGGACGACCAGCTGACCGAACAGGAGCTCGACATCATGATTGAGGAAATCGATTCCGACGGCTCTGGCACCGTTGATTTTGATG aATTCATGGAGATGATGACTGGCGAGTAA
- the LOC117138328 gene encoding UPF0605 protein CG18335, translating to MDHAITPEPHLVPGYTGHCAQNRDRVGRTYGRQTHKLLIDPCIYHAPELIVAPIHAKRGLKDYPTEQELKILRTREGLVDSVYRHPILPGYAGFVPNKVSQIGKRYVAAASAGVARHETLMELYRCENRTLRHRDLLESGNGLFDRKINERLLPQTYYRSPLIPVTGVSKGIKDESCPPKTEKLCYSKFTSPHFLEDEDADKFIINGYSGHIPMSVTRFGESNKVLTNRALCSFSDYMYKRKRDTWCCGQDLSRPAITCPPVGHFVVYHEDSGMVPNYAGHVPGETYKFGRTYAKTTYDAKRWLEVHKNLTVLPEVANLDYAY from the exons ATGGACCACGCTATAACGCCGGAACCGCACTTGGTGCCAGG TTACACTGGTCACTGCGCCCAGAATCGCGACCGAGTGGGCCGAACTTATGGCCGTCAGACGCACAAGCTGTTAATAGACCCCTGTATTTACCACGCTCCCGAACTGATAGTGGCTcccattcatgccaagcgcGGCCTCAAGGACTATCCCACAGAGCAGGAGCTGAAGATTCTGCGCACTCGCGAGGGTTTGGTGGACTCCGTTTACCGGCATCCCATATTACCTGGCTACGCCGGCTTTGTCCCGAACAAAGTGAGTCAGATTGGCAAGCGATATGTTGCTGCCGCATCCGCTGGAGTAGCTCGGCATGAGACGCTGATGGAGTTGTATCGGTGCGAGAACCGGACGCTCAGGCATCGTGATCTACTGGAGAGTGGGAACGGTCTCTTCGACCGCAAGATCAACGAAAGACTGCTGCCACAGACCTACTACCGATCGCCCCTGATCCCGGTGACGGGAGTGTCCAAGGGCATTAAGGATGAGTCTTGTCCGCCGAAAACAGAGAAACTCTGCTATAGCAAGTTCACATCGCCGCACTTCCTAGAGGATGAAGATGCCGACAAGTTCATAATCAATGGTTACTCCGGCCACATTCCCATGTCAGTGACCCGATTCGGGGAGTCCAACAAGGTGCTGACCAACCGCGCACTGTGCAGCTTCTCGGACTATATGTACAAGCGGAAGCGGGACACGTGGTGTTGTGGCCAGGATCTCAGCCGGCCGGCCATCACCTGCCCGCCCGTGGGACACTTCGTCGTCTACCACGAGGACAGCGGAATGGTGCCCAACTATGCGGGTCACGTTCCCGGAGAGACGTACAAGTTCGGACGCACCTACGCCAAGACCACCTACGATGCGAAGCGCTGGCTGGAGGTGCACAAGAATCTTACCGTGCTGCCCGAGGTGGCCAATCTGGATTACGCCTACTGA